One window from the genome of Rhodohalobacter barkolensis encodes:
- the miaB gene encoding tRNA (N6-isopentenyl adenosine(37)-C2)-methylthiotransferase MiaB yields the protein MSDKRFYIETYGCQMNMADSEVVNSILMDEGMSPVHSAEEADVIFVNTCSIRENAETRVWNRLKEFRSLKKEKKDLTVGVLGCMAERIKENIIEKEQLVDIVVGPDAYRDIPNLLKEVNDGRKAVNVLLSLEETYADITPVRTSGNGVTAFVSIMRGCDNMCAFCVVPFTRGRERSRPLSSIMDEISQLNDQGYKEVTVLGQNVNSYQYEDIDFTKLMDEVSKANPEIRFRFSSPHPKDFPEPLLHLIAERPNLCNYIHIPAQAGSDTMLERMRRPYTRDQYLKLIDRMREIIPGVSLSTDIIAGFCDETEEEHEATMSLMKIVEYDLAYMFAYSERERTLAARKYEDNVPEKIKKRRLTEIIKQQMAIQEKNNKDEVARRHLVLVEGTSKKSDEQLSGRTDTNKMVVFDKKNFKKGDYVEVEVTDYTSATLIAKPIRKSSIAEFYNQTVVTA from the coding sequence ATGAGTGATAAACGATTTTACATAGAGACTTACGGATGCCAGATGAATATGGCCGACTCTGAAGTAGTCAACTCTATTCTAATGGATGAAGGAATGAGTCCCGTTCATTCTGCAGAAGAAGCAGATGTTATTTTTGTGAATACTTGCTCTATCCGTGAAAATGCAGAAACACGGGTATGGAATCGGCTCAAGGAGTTTCGGTCGCTTAAAAAAGAGAAGAAAGACTTAACAGTTGGTGTTCTGGGCTGCATGGCCGAGCGCATCAAAGAGAATATCATCGAAAAAGAACAGCTGGTCGATATTGTTGTCGGACCGGATGCATACAGGGATATTCCAAATTTGCTTAAAGAAGTTAACGACGGACGCAAAGCCGTTAATGTGCTCCTGTCACTTGAAGAAACCTATGCTGATATTACTCCGGTTCGAACCAGTGGCAACGGCGTCACTGCTTTCGTTTCAATTATGCGCGGATGTGATAATATGTGTGCTTTCTGTGTTGTTCCCTTCACAAGAGGTCGCGAACGAAGTCGTCCGTTGAGCAGTATAATGGATGAAATCAGCCAGCTAAATGATCAGGGATATAAAGAGGTCACCGTTCTTGGGCAGAATGTAAATTCCTATCAATATGAAGACATTGATTTCACAAAATTGATGGATGAAGTCAGCAAGGCAAATCCGGAAATACGGTTCAGATTTTCATCTCCACATCCAAAAGATTTTCCGGAGCCACTGCTTCATTTAATTGCTGAACGCCCGAATCTTTGTAACTACATTCACATACCGGCACAGGCAGGCAGTGACACCATGCTGGAGAGAATGCGCCGGCCCTACACCCGCGACCAGTACTTAAAACTGATTGACAGAATGCGGGAAATCATTCCCGGGGTATCGCTATCAACGGATATCATTGCAGGTTTTTGTGATGAGACCGAAGAGGAGCACGAAGCAACCATGTCACTCATGAAAATTGTAGAGTACGACCTTGCATACATGTTTGCATATTCTGAACGTGAAAGAACTCTTGCCGCACGTAAGTATGAAGACAATGTGCCTGAAAAAATAAAGAAGAGAAGATTGACAGAGATTATTAAACAGCAAATGGCCATTCAGGAGAAAAATAATAAAGATGAAGTGGCCCGACGCCATCTGGTATTGGTTGAAGGAACCAGTAAGAAATCAGATGAGCAGCTTTCAGGCCGAACCGACACCAATAAAATGGTTGTGTTCGACAAAAAGAATTTCAAAAAAGGTGATTACGTAGAGGTTGAAGTTACCGACTACACTTCCGCTACCCTGATTGCAAAGCCAATACGTAAAAGTTCAATTGCTGAGTTTTATAATCAAACTGTAGTTACAGCCTGA